In Thermus islandicus DSM 21543, a genomic segment contains:
- a CDS encoding carboxylesterase/lipase family protein, whose product MRPILLFLFGSLALAQSFLASTPLGRAEGVWEGGAIAFYGLPYAEAGRFQAPRPLQAWPRGVGRERVACPQGPGLTARLGSPIPPQREDCLVLNLYLPPEVPPPEGFPVMVYLHGGGFTSGAAAEPLYAGHRLAREGVVVVAPNYRLGPLGFLALPALAQEDPRAAGNYGLLDLLEALRFVRRYIRYFGGNPENVTLFGESAGGMLVCTLLAVPEARGLFHKAILQSGGCGYARPLEADLAYGEAWAKAKGCDPKDLACLRALPLERLLPEAPTLEAAARFLARPAVFRVGPFKPHLSPLLPQDPREALGEGRAAGLPLIAGANAEEVALPALNGLLAPGSFDEARRWLQESGLSPEKAAELLASYRRRTPDPKAAWGEVQTDLTLLCPSLKAARLQAPHAPTYGYLFTFRVPGFEGLGAFHGLELAPLFGNLEAMPFLPLFLGREARERAERLGRWMRRYWTGFAREGEPGGWPRWPLYREGFVLRLDDPVGLLPDPYEERCRLLERLGLL is encoded by the coding sequence ATGCGCCCAATCCTCCTCTTCCTCTTCGGGAGCCTGGCCTTGGCCCAGAGCTTCCTGGCCTCCACCCCCTTGGGCAGGGCGGAGGGGGTGTGGGAGGGCGGGGCCATCGCCTTTTACGGCCTCCCCTACGCCGAGGCGGGGCGCTTCCAGGCCCCAAGGCCTCTTCAGGCCTGGCCCCGGGGCGTGGGGCGGGAAAGGGTGGCCTGCCCCCAAGGTCCGGGGCTCACCGCCCGGCTCGGAAGCCCCATCCCGCCCCAGAGGGAGGACTGCCTGGTCCTGAACCTCTACCTTCCCCCCGAGGTCCCGCCTCCCGAGGGCTTCCCGGTCATGGTCTACCTGCACGGGGGCGGCTTCACCTCCGGGGCGGCGGCGGAGCCCCTCTACGCCGGCCACCGCCTGGCCCGGGAGGGGGTTGTGGTGGTAGCTCCCAACTACCGCCTGGGGCCTTTGGGCTTCCTCGCCCTTCCCGCCCTGGCCCAGGAGGACCCAAGGGCGGCTGGGAACTACGGGCTTTTGGACCTCTTGGAGGCCCTCCGCTTCGTCCGGAGGTACATCCGTTACTTCGGTGGGAATCCAGAAAACGTTACCCTCTTCGGGGAGTCCGCCGGAGGAATGCTGGTCTGCACCCTTCTCGCCGTGCCGGAGGCGAGGGGGCTTTTCCACAAGGCCATCCTCCAGTCGGGGGGGTGCGGCTACGCCAGGCCCCTGGAAGCGGACCTCGCCTACGGCGAGGCCTGGGCCAAGGCGAAGGGCTGCGATCCCAAGGACCTCGCCTGCCTTCGGGCGCTTCCTTTGGAGCGCCTCCTCCCCGAGGCGCCCACCCTGGAGGCTGCGGCCCGCTTTCTGGCCCGGCCTGCGGTCTTCCGGGTGGGGCCTTTCAAGCCCCACCTCTCCCCCCTCCTGCCCCAGGACCCCCGGGAGGCCCTAGGGGAGGGGAGGGCGGCGGGCCTCCCCCTCATCGCCGGGGCCAACGCCGAGGAGGTAGCCCTCCCCGCCCTCAACGGGCTCCTCGCCCCCGGGAGCTTTGACGAGGCCAGGAGGTGGCTCCAGGAATCGGGGCTTTCCCCGGAAAAGGCGGCGGAGCTCCTCGCCTCCTACCGGAGGCGCACCCCGGACCCCAAGGCCGCCTGGGGGGAGGTGCAGACCGACCTCACCCTCCTCTGCCCCTCCCTGAAGGCCGCCCGCCTCCAGGCCCCCCACGCCCCCACCTACGGCTACCTCTTCACCTTCCGGGTGCCGGGGTTTGAGGGCCTTGGGGCCTTCCACGGGCTGGAGCTCGCCCCCCTCTTTGGGAACCTCGAGGCCATGCCCTTCCTACCCCTCTTCCTGGGAAGGGAGGCCAGGGAGCGGGCCGAGCGCCTGGGGAGGTGGATGCGCCGCTATTGGACGGGCTTTGCCAGGGAAGGGGAGCCTGGGGGATGGCCCCGCTGGCCCCTCTACCGGGAGGGCTTCGTCCTACGCCTGGACGATCCCGTAGGCCTCCTCCCCGACCCCTACGAGGAGCGGTGCCGTCTTCTGGAGCGGCTTGGGCTACTATAG
- a CDS encoding molybdopterin oxidoreductase family protein translates to MRATCPLDCPDACRLLLTLEEGRLVKVEGDPRHPVTRGFACAKTYRYPERVKARLLFPLRRVGRKGDGRFARVSWEEALDEIAERLKRVLDQEGGEAVLPYHYAGTMGLIENQHPLAFFRAIGASELLETICATAGSAAWEMTYGPRLAPDPEEVPEARYVLLWGINSLSTNSHLTPFLKEARRRGAKVVHIDPYENLTSRFADLHLKLRPGTDAALAYALAHVLFREGLVDWDYLEKAAVGLEAYRKEAERWTPERASALTGLPVEAILRLAREMGEAKRVFLRVGYGMTRHPGGGNALRAVILLPALLGAWRYPGCGAMLSTSGAFPLHKRFLGGRHLLEGSHPHKGYFRPNPKARAINMNQLGTALTELKPPIRVLFVFNTNPLVVAPNTGKVKAGLEREDLFTVVLEQVMTETAHFADYLLPATFFYEHPDLYTSYGHYYLSWNEPLAPPEGEARPNTWVFRELAKRLGLKEPTLYWTAEEVAESLLASDHPYLEGITLERLKREGFVKLNLPKPFLPFAEGPVRFSPPPEVIPTEPLPDYPLILLTPPAHRFLNTTYGNVEALVEAEGGEPRLLIHPEDAEARGIQSGMLVHIRSPWGRITRKAVVSEAPIPGTVVLEGTWWEKWAPDGKGVNHLTSERLTDLGGGSTFHSTPVEVESLRLA, encoded by the coding sequence ATGCGCGCCACCTGCCCCTTGGACTGCCCGGACGCCTGCCGCCTCCTCCTCACCTTGGAGGAGGGCAGGCTGGTGAAGGTGGAGGGCGACCCCCGCCACCCCGTCACCCGGGGCTTCGCCTGCGCCAAGACCTACCGCTACCCGGAACGGGTGAAGGCCAGGCTTCTCTTTCCCCTGCGCCGGGTGGGGCGGAAGGGGGATGGGCGCTTTGCGCGGGTCTCCTGGGAGGAGGCCTTGGACGAGATCGCCGAAAGGCTCAAAAGGGTCCTGGACCAGGAGGGGGGCGAGGCCGTGCTCCCCTACCACTACGCCGGGACCATGGGCCTCATAGAGAACCAGCACCCCCTGGCCTTCTTCCGGGCCATCGGGGCCTCGGAGCTTCTGGAGACCATCTGCGCCACGGCGGGGAGCGCCGCCTGGGAGATGACCTATGGCCCCCGCCTCGCCCCGGACCCCGAGGAGGTCCCCGAGGCCCGCTACGTCCTCCTTTGGGGCATCAACAGCCTCTCCACGAATAGCCACCTCACCCCCTTCCTCAAGGAGGCGAGGAGGCGGGGGGCCAAGGTGGTCCACATAGACCCCTACGAAAACCTCACCTCCCGCTTCGCCGACCTTCACCTCAAGCTCCGCCCCGGCACCGACGCCGCCTTGGCCTACGCCTTGGCCCACGTCCTCTTCCGGGAGGGGCTTGTGGACTGGGATTACCTGGAGAAGGCGGCGGTGGGCCTCGAGGCCTACCGGAAGGAGGCGGAGAGGTGGACCCCCGAAAGGGCCAGCGCCCTCACCGGCCTTCCCGTGGAGGCCATCCTTCGCCTGGCCCGGGAGATGGGGGAGGCCAAGCGGGTCTTCCTCCGGGTGGGCTACGGCATGACCCGCCACCCGGGAGGGGGCAACGCCCTTCGCGCCGTGATCCTTCTTCCCGCCCTCCTCGGGGCCTGGCGCTACCCGGGGTGCGGGGCCATGCTCTCCACCAGCGGGGCCTTCCCCCTCCACAAGCGCTTCCTCGGAGGGCGGCACCTCCTGGAGGGGAGCCATCCCCACAAGGGCTACTTCCGGCCCAACCCCAAGGCGCGGGCCATCAACATGAACCAGCTCGGCACCGCCCTCACCGAGCTCAAGCCCCCCATCCGCGTCCTCTTCGTCTTCAACACCAACCCCCTGGTGGTGGCCCCCAATACGGGGAAGGTGAAGGCGGGGCTAGAACGGGAGGACCTCTTCACCGTGGTCCTGGAGCAGGTGATGACCGAAACCGCCCACTTCGCCGACTACCTCCTCCCCGCCACCTTCTTCTACGAGCACCCCGACCTTTACACGAGCTACGGCCACTACTACCTCTCCTGGAACGAGCCTTTGGCCCCTCCGGAAGGGGAGGCCCGCCCCAACACCTGGGTCTTCCGGGAGCTAGCGAAGAGGCTCGGCCTGAAGGAGCCCACCCTCTACTGGACCGCCGAGGAGGTGGCGGAAAGCCTCCTTGCCTCGGACCACCCCTACCTGGAGGGCATCACCCTGGAGAGGCTCAAGCGGGAGGGCTTCGTGAAGCTCAACCTCCCCAAGCCCTTCCTCCCCTTCGCCGAAGGCCCGGTGCGCTTCAGCCCCCCGCCGGAGGTGATCCCCACCGAGCCCCTGCCGGACTACCCCCTGATCCTCCTCACCCCCCCGGCCCACCGCTTCCTGAACACCACCTACGGGAACGTGGAGGCCCTGGTGGAGGCGGAAGGCGGGGAGCCCAGGCTCCTCATCCACCCCGAGGACGCCGAGGCGCGGGGGATCCAAAGCGGCATGCTCGTCCACATCCGCTCCCCGTGGGGAAGGATCACGAGGAAAGCGGTGGTGAGCGAGGCCCCCATCCCGGGGACGGTGGTCCTCGAGGGCACCTGGTGGGAGAAGTGGGCCCCGGACGGCAAAGGCGTGAACCACCTCACCTCGGAAAGGCTTACCGATCTGGGCGGCGGGAGCACCTTCCACTCCACCCCCGTGGAGGTGGAGTCCCTTAGGCTGGCCTAG
- a CDS encoding NUDIX domain-containing protein — protein MPKKRSLALAAWGEEGLLLVLRPQDDPEFPGAWGLPAVSLEPGETLEEAAHRVAQEKLSARVAGPGPLACGHEERSSYRLELWVYEARLLSPPQLPEPKPGRTYYTAFRFGRPEDLKEAARRGSLCSRLYLAVKGLCP, from the coding sequence CTGCCCAAGAAGCGCTCCCTGGCCCTGGCCGCCTGGGGGGAGGAGGGGCTTCTTTTGGTCCTCCGCCCCCAGGACGACCCCGAGTTCCCCGGGGCCTGGGGCTTGCCGGCGGTGAGCCTGGAGCCGGGGGAGACCCTGGAGGAGGCCGCCCACAGGGTCGCCCAGGAGAAGCTTTCCGCCCGGGTGGCCGGGCCCGGGCCCTTGGCCTGCGGCCACGAGGAAAGGTCCAGCTACCGCCTGGAGCTTTGGGTCTACGAGGCCCGCCTTCTCTCTCCGCCCCAGCTTCCCGAGCCCAAGCCGGGCAGGACCTACTACACCGCCTTCCGCTTCGGGCGCCCTGAGGACCTAAAGGAGGCCGCCAGAAGGGGCTCCTTGTGCAGCCGGCTCTACCTGGCGGTGAAGGGGCTTTGCCCCTGA
- the thiI gene encoding tRNA uracil 4-sulfurtransferase ThiI: METLLLVNLFHELALKGKNRPLFLKRAKAHVARALKGLGAALEGEWPMALLFRLPEEAWPEARTRLQDTLGVEGFARVLRTPADLKALKGALEEALKGETFRSFRITAKRSDKAFPLTSPEVERLLGAFVQERTGAEVRLKGAEREFVVRLLPGAALLEVERRAGLGGLPPGVSGRVVALLSGGIDSPVAAYRLMRRGAEVVLVHFHPFPLLSGASREKAKALAERLVRFQHRLRLHLVPFSEVQRHILVEAPAAYRVVLYRRYMLRIAEAIAREEGALALCTGDSLGQVASQTLENLHAVNQAATLPVFRPLIGWDKQEIMAEAKRIGTYETSILPDEECCTLFAPRHPVTRADLGVVLKAEARLPAGELMALALKGREVFTYAWPGKRLEGASIMEHGPA; encoded by the coding sequence ATGGAAACCCTGCTTTTGGTGAACCTGTTCCACGAGCTCGCCCTAAAAGGGAAGAACCGCCCCCTCTTCCTCAAGCGGGCCAAGGCCCACGTGGCGCGGGCCCTGAAGGGCCTGGGGGCGGCCCTGGAGGGGGAGTGGCCCATGGCCCTCCTCTTCCGCCTGCCCGAGGAGGCCTGGCCCGAGGCCAGAACCCGCCTCCAGGACACCCTGGGGGTGGAGGGCTTCGCCCGGGTTCTCCGCACCCCGGCGGACCTCAAGGCCCTGAAGGGGGCCTTGGAGGAGGCCCTGAAGGGCGAGACCTTCCGGAGCTTCCGCATCACGGCCAAGCGCTCGGACAAGGCCTTTCCCCTCACCTCCCCTGAAGTGGAGCGCCTCCTCGGGGCCTTCGTCCAGGAGAGGACGGGGGCCGAGGTGCGCCTTAAGGGGGCGGAGCGGGAGTTCGTGGTGCGCCTCCTCCCCGGGGCCGCCCTCCTGGAGGTGGAGCGGCGCGCGGGCCTGGGCGGCCTTCCTCCCGGGGTCTCGGGGCGGGTGGTGGCCCTCCTCTCCGGGGGGATTGACTCCCCCGTGGCCGCCTACCGCCTCATGCGCCGGGGGGCGGAGGTGGTCCTCGTGCACTTCCACCCCTTCCCCCTCCTCTCGGGGGCGAGCCGGGAGAAGGCGAAGGCCCTTGCCGAGCGCTTGGTGCGCTTCCAGCACCGCCTCAGGCTCCACCTCGTCCCCTTCAGCGAGGTCCAGCGGCACATCCTGGTGGAGGCTCCTGCGGCCTACCGGGTGGTCCTCTACCGCCGCTACATGCTGAGGATCGCCGAGGCCATCGCCAGGGAAGAGGGCGCCCTGGCCCTGTGCACCGGGGACAGCCTGGGCCAGGTGGCCTCCCAGACCCTGGAGAACCTCCACGCCGTAAACCAGGCGGCTACCCTCCCCGTCTTCCGGCCCCTCATCGGGTGGGACAAGCAGGAGATCATGGCCGAGGCCAAGCGCATCGGCACCTACGAGACCTCCATCCTCCCCGACGAGGAGTGCTGCACCCTCTTCGCCCCCAGGCACCCCGTGACCCGGGCGGACCTGGGGGTGGTCCTAAAGGCCGAGGCCCGCCTGCCCGCGGGGGAGCTCATGGCCCTGGCCCTAAAAGGGCGGGAGGTCTTCACCTACGCCTGGCCGGGAAAAAGGCTCGAGGGCGCCTCTATAATGGAGCATGGACCTGCTTGA
- a CDS encoding amidase has protein sequence MDLLEAKHLLDLGRTTPLALLEEALERARAYEDRNALAYLDEEAARKEAEVLTEELKRGQVRGPLHGLPLTVKDLFPVKGMPTRAGTRAPLPPLPEEAVAVRRLREAGALLFAKANMHEIALGITGENPWTGPVRNALDPSRQAGGSSGGSAVAVALGIGLASLGSDTGGSIRIPAGFNGVVGFKPSYGRVSLEGALPLSRSTDHAGPLAKTVRDAHFLTEILAGESLPLEGPQNPVFGVPLDFLEGRLGTGVRRAFEELLEALPRLRAGVKEVSLPLKGVYEVYTRLVRYEAARIHEKALKEHPEGFSEKVREALLSGLALTEKDYRDAVAEREVLRLELVKALRGVDALLLPVQPLPAPPLGTEEVELESGRKSHREAFITLTLPFSLLGVPTLALPFARVEGMPVGLQVVGPYAEDGRVLAIGGWLEARLG, from the coding sequence ATGGACCTGCTTGAGGCCAAGCACCTTTTGGACCTGGGGCGGACCACCCCCCTCGCCCTTCTGGAGGAGGCCCTGGAAAGGGCCCGGGCCTACGAGGACCGGAACGCCCTCGCTTACCTGGACGAGGAGGCGGCCCGTAAGGAGGCGGAGGTCCTCACGGAGGAGCTCAAGCGGGGCCAGGTGCGGGGGCCGCTGCACGGCCTCCCCCTCACCGTGAAGGACCTCTTCCCTGTGAAGGGCATGCCCACCCGGGCTGGGACCCGTGCCCCCCTGCCTCCCCTCCCCGAGGAGGCGGTGGCCGTGCGGCGCCTGAGGGAGGCGGGGGCCCTCCTCTTTGCCAAGGCCAACATGCACGAGATCGCCCTGGGCATCACCGGGGAGAACCCCTGGACGGGGCCGGTGCGGAACGCCCTGGACCCCAGCCGCCAGGCCGGAGGCTCTAGCGGCGGGAGCGCCGTGGCCGTGGCCCTGGGGATTGGCCTTGCTTCCCTAGGCTCGGACACCGGAGGGTCCATCCGCATCCCTGCCGGCTTCAACGGCGTGGTGGGCTTCAAGCCCTCCTACGGCCGGGTGAGCTTGGAGGGGGCCCTTCCCCTCTCCCGCTCCACGGACCACGCGGGCCCCCTGGCCAAGACGGTGCGGGACGCCCACTTCCTCACGGAGATCCTGGCGGGGGAGAGCCTTCCCCTGGAGGGCCCCCAGAACCCCGTCTTCGGGGTCCCCCTGGACTTCCTGGAGGGGAGGCTCGGGACGGGGGTGCGCCGGGCCTTTGAGGAGCTTTTGGAGGCCCTTCCTCGGCTTCGGGCCGGGGTGAAGGAGGTTTCCCTTCCCCTCAAGGGGGTCTACGAGGTCTACACCCGCCTGGTGCGCTACGAGGCGGCCCGGATCCACGAGAAGGCCCTTAAGGAGCACCCCGAGGGCTTCTCCGAGAAGGTGCGGGAGGCGCTTCTCTCAGGTCTTGCCCTCACGGAGAAGGACTACCGGGACGCCGTGGCGGAGCGGGAGGTTCTGCGGTTAGAGCTGGTGAAGGCCCTGAGGGGGGTGGACGCCCTCCTCCTTCCCGTCCAGCCCCTCCCCGCGCCCCCCCTGGGCACAGAGGAGGTGGAGCTGGAGTCGGGGAGGAAGAGCCACCGCGAGGCCTTCATCACCCTCACCCTTCCCTTCAGCCTCCTCGGCGTGCCCACCCTTGCCCTGCCCTTCGCCCGGGTGGAGGGGATGCCCGTGGGCCTGCAGGTGGTGGGGCCCTACGCCGAGGACGGGAGGGTGCTCGCCATCGGGGGCTGGCTCGAGGCCCGGCTAGGTTAG
- a CDS encoding SLC13 family permease, which produces MVLRETLSLLVLFLTYLGLALGGLPGYRMNRAGVALVGASLLVLLGELDLKEAWQALDAPTLVFLFGVMVLNAHLGYAGFFPLAAQGLLRFARTPFSLLVLLSFGAGGLSALFLNDTMALLLTPLVLRLARGLGLNPLPYLLALMGAVNTGSLMTPTGNPQNILVASLSGIGYLDFLRALFPVAFLGLALQVGLLALLFPEVRSLRPLPPLPPLRYRLHRALLRKGLLVASGLLLAFLLGYPMAQGALVAAGLLLLSRRLRSERYFLRVDWELLVMFSGLFVVTEGVRRLGLAEALLPLAANPLGLLFAATGLSLLVSNVPAVLLLAPLVHDERGWLLLAGGSTLAGNLTLLASVANLIVAEGAGREGVRVGLLEHLRFGLPLSLFSLALLYLWLT; this is translated from the coding sequence ATGGTCCTTCGGGAAACCCTTAGCCTCCTCGTCCTCTTCCTTACCTACCTGGGCCTCGCCCTTGGAGGGCTTCCGGGGTACCGGATGAACCGGGCCGGGGTGGCCCTGGTGGGGGCGAGCCTCCTTGTGCTCCTCGGGGAACTGGACCTGAAGGAGGCCTGGCAGGCCCTGGACGCCCCCACTCTCGTCTTCCTCTTCGGGGTCATGGTCTTAAACGCTCACCTGGGCTATGCGGGCTTCTTCCCCCTGGCCGCCCAAGGCCTCCTCCGCTTCGCCCGCACGCCCTTTTCCCTCCTCGTCCTCCTCTCCTTCGGAGCGGGGGGGCTTTCCGCCCTCTTCCTCAACGACACCATGGCCCTCCTCCTCACCCCCCTTGTCCTCCGCCTCGCCCGAGGCCTGGGCCTGAACCCTTTGCCCTACCTCCTCGCCCTCATGGGGGCGGTGAACACGGGAAGCCTCATGACCCCCACGGGCAACCCCCAGAACATCCTGGTGGCAAGCCTCTCGGGGATCGGCTACCTGGACTTCCTCCGGGCCCTTTTCCCCGTGGCCTTCCTGGGCCTCGCCCTGCAGGTGGGACTCCTCGCCCTCCTCTTCCCCGAGGTGCGGTCCCTAAGGCCCTTGCCCCCTCTACCTCCCTTGCGTTACCGCCTCCACAGGGCGCTTCTCCGCAAGGGGCTTCTCGTGGCCTCGGGGCTTCTTTTGGCCTTCCTCCTCGGCTACCCCATGGCCCAGGGGGCCCTAGTGGCGGCGGGGCTTCTCCTCCTCAGCCGGAGGCTCCGCTCCGAGCGCTACTTCTTGAGGGTGGACTGGGAGCTCCTGGTGATGTTCAGCGGGCTTTTCGTGGTGACGGAGGGGGTGAGGAGGCTTGGCCTCGCGGAGGCCCTCCTCCCCCTGGCCGCCAATCCCTTGGGGCTTCTTTTCGCCGCCACGGGCCTTTCTCTCCTGGTCTCCAACGTGCCGGCCGTCCTCCTCCTCGCGCCTTTGGTCCACGACGAGCGGGGCTGGCTCCTCCTCGCCGGGGGGAGCACCCTGGCGGGGAACCTCACCCTGCTCGCCAGCGTGGCCAACCTCATCGTAGCCGAGGGGGCGGGGCGGGAGGGGGTGCGGGTGGGCCTCCTGGAGCACCTCCGCTTCGGGCTTCCCCTCTCCCTCTTCTCCCTAGCCCTCCTTTACCTGTGGCTAACCTAG
- a CDS encoding GNAT family N-acetyltransferase has product MWTFPEVLTGRYVRLEPLGLAHLPHFLRHFDPEVYRFLSRAPRAGEPLEEALRAHLEGLLAEPGRVNWAILLGEAVAGRISVIAPEPEHGRLEIGTMVFKPYWGSPANKEAKYLLLRHAFEVLEAERVQFKVDLRNERSQKALEALGAVREGVLRRHRRLPDGSFRDDVFYSILKEEWPRVKGRLTARLYGPSGNP; this is encoded by the coding sequence ATGTGGACCTTCCCCGAGGTCCTCACCGGGCGCTACGTGCGCCTGGAGCCCCTTGGCCTCGCCCACCTTCCCCACTTCCTCCGCCACTTTGACCCCGAGGTCTACCGCTTCCTAAGCCGCGCCCCCAGGGCCGGAGAGCCCCTGGAAGAGGCCCTACGGGCCCACCTGGAGGGGCTCCTCGCGGAGCCCGGCCGGGTGAACTGGGCCATCCTCCTAGGGGAAGCGGTGGCCGGGCGGATCTCCGTGATCGCCCCCGAGCCCGAGCACGGGAGGCTGGAGATCGGCACCATGGTTTTTAAGCCCTACTGGGGAAGCCCGGCCAACAAGGAGGCCAAGTACCTCCTCCTCCGCCACGCCTTTGAGGTCCTCGAGGCGGAACGGGTCCAGTTCAAGGTGGACCTGAGAAACGAGCGGAGCCAAAAGGCCCTGGAGGCCCTAGGAGCGGTACGGGAAGGGGTGTTGCGAAGGCACCGCAGGCTTCCCGACGGGAGCTTCCGGGACGACGTGTTCTACAGCATCCTCAAGGAGGAGTGGCCCCGGGTGAAGGGGAGGCTTACGGCCAGACTCTATGGTCCTTCGGGAAACCCTTAG
- a CDS encoding M28 family metallopeptidase: MDPLEEVLALLKLPHRGSATPLEAEAFRRLRAFLEARGVRPLEIPFRGVPSYGPELLALSLLLGLGFLSPLLPLAGAIGFYLYFTGRRPWGRLLDRHPSRSLLAWKGEGERALVLMAHVDTAKTHFLYHPRRVRGFRRAFLLNALLAFLSPLLALTPLKWPLSLYFLLQAALLLHRELSAPYVEGGNDNASGVAVATALFLETVPPPGFRLGLALTGCEEVGALGAKALLPHLPQGTLVLNLDNVGRGELFYAEGEGMLGYVPYRGPLLEAARRTPGARPLRYRLAYFDALPLAQKGFPTLTLVRLEGGVPPDWHWPTDTFARLDPRALAATLGYGRALLAALFASPGGARPPVVVP, encoded by the coding sequence GTGGACCCCCTGGAAGAGGTTTTGGCCCTCCTCAAGCTGCCCCACCGGGGAAGCGCCACCCCCCTCGAGGCCGAGGCCTTCCGCAGGCTCCGGGCCTTCCTGGAGGCGAGAGGAGTGAGGCCCCTGGAGATCCCCTTCCGAGGCGTGCCAAGCTACGGTCCCGAGCTTCTCGCCCTTAGCCTCCTCCTAGGCCTCGGCTTCCTCTCCCCCCTCTTGCCCCTGGCGGGGGCCATAGGCTTCTACCTCTACTTCACGGGCAGGCGGCCCTGGGGGCGGCTCCTGGACCGCCACCCCTCGCGAAGCCTCCTCGCCTGGAAGGGGGAGGGGGAAAGGGCCCTCGTCCTCATGGCCCACGTGGACACGGCCAAGACCCACTTCCTCTACCACCCGAGGCGGGTCAGGGGCTTCCGGCGGGCCTTCCTCCTGAACGCCCTCCTCGCCTTTCTCTCCCCCCTCCTCGCCCTCACCCCCCTGAAGTGGCCCCTAAGCCTCTACTTCCTCCTCCAGGCCGCCCTCCTTCTCCACCGGGAGCTTTCCGCCCCCTACGTGGAGGGAGGGAACGACAACGCAAGCGGCGTGGCCGTGGCCACGGCTCTCTTCCTGGAAACCGTCCCCCCGCCTGGCTTCCGGCTCGGCCTTGCCCTCACGGGATGCGAGGAGGTGGGGGCTCTGGGGGCCAAGGCCCTCCTTCCCCACCTGCCCCAGGGGACGCTTGTTCTTAACCTGGACAACGTGGGCCGGGGGGAGCTCTTCTACGCCGAGGGGGAGGGGATGCTCGGCTACGTCCCCTATCGGGGGCCCCTCCTCGAGGCCGCCCGCAGGACCCCCGGGGCGCGGCCCCTGCGCTACCGCCTGGCCTACTTTGACGCCCTGCCCCTAGCGCAAAAGGGCTTCCCCACCCTCACCCTCGTCCGCCTGGAGGGAGGCGTCCCCCCGGACTGGCACTGGCCCACGGACACTTTCGCCCGTCTGGACCCCCGGGCCCTTGCGGCAACCCTGGGCTACGGCCGGGCCCTGCTTGCCGCCCTTTTTGCAAGCCCGGGAGGGGCCCGCCCTCCCGTTGTGGTACCTTGA
- a CDS encoding MogA/MoaB family molybdenum cofactor biosynthesis protein, whose product MFRVGILTVSDKGYRGEREDTAHLALREALKGGPYEVVAYEIVPDEPPMIKRVLRLWADREGLDLILTCGGTGLGPRDRTPEATREVLEREAPGLPELMRLKGLEKTPMAALSRGVAGVRGKALIVNLPGSPKGARESLEALLPVLPHALSLVTGKAWPEGAHG is encoded by the coding sequence ATGTTCCGCGTGGGCATCCTCACCGTGTCCGACAAGGGCTACCGGGGAGAGCGAGAGGACACCGCCCACCTGGCCCTGCGGGAGGCCCTGAAGGGGGGGCCCTACGAGGTGGTGGCCTACGAGATCGTTCCCGACGAGCCCCCCATGATCAAGCGGGTGCTCCGGCTCTGGGCCGACCGGGAGGGGCTGGACCTCATCCTCACCTGCGGGGGGACGGGCCTGGGCCCCCGGGACCGCACCCCCGAGGCCACCCGGGAGGTCCTGGAGCGGGAGGCCCCGGGCCTCCCCGAGCTCATGCGCCTCAAGGGCCTGGAGAAGACCCCCATGGCCGCCCTCTCCCGGGGGGTGGCGGGGGTTCGGGGCAAGGCCCTCATCGTCAACCTCCCGGGAAGCCCTAAGGGCGCCAGGGAGTCCCTGGAAGCCCTCTTGCCCGTCCTGCCCCACGCCCTCTCCCTGGTCACGGGCAAGGCCTGGCCGGAGGGGGCCCATGGATAG